From a region of the Phaseolus vulgaris cultivar G19833 chromosome 6, P. vulgaris v2.0, whole genome shotgun sequence genome:
- the LOC137833389 gene encoding heat shock protein 90-1-like — MANDEMFVLEGETNKALSLMNKTFYSNKEIFLLELISNASDALDRIQFERIRDKNIVDDELIIRLVPHKGNKTFSIIDTGIGMTKTDLAYNLGVGFYYAYFIADKIMVTTKHNDHDEYIWESQKDASFMVTKDINAKQSSRGTNINLFLKDNQLEYLEENTIMNLVIKNCQHISHPIYLWTENTKDHWLLINIWSHNKERDDKFVAQYRYR; from the exons ATGGCGAATGATGAGATGTTTGTTTTAGAAGGTGAGACGAACAAGGCGTTAAGTCTCATGAACAAGACTTTTTATTCTAATAAAGAAATCTTCCTTCTTGAACTTATCAGCAATGCTTCTGAC GCTTTGGATAGAATTCAATTTGAGAGGATTAGGGATAAGAACATTGTAGATGATGAGTTGATCATAAGATTGGTCCCTCACAAGGGTAACAAAACATTTTCTATCATCGACACGGGTATTGGCATGACCAAAACAG ATTTGGCATATAACTTGGGAGTTGGCTTCTATTATGCttattttattgctgataagATTATGGTCACCACTAAGCACAATGACCATGATGAATATATCTGGGAATCTCAAAAGGATGCCTCATTCATGGTTACTAAGGACATAAATGCCAAACAATCCTCAAGAGGAACCAATATCAACCTCTTCCTCAAGGACAACCAG TTGGAGTACTTGGAAGAGAACACCATCATGAATCTGGTTATCAAAAACTGCCAACACATCTCCCACCCCATTTACCTGTGGACTGAGAACACCAAAGACCATTGGCTACTCATTAACATTTGGTCGCATAACAAAGAGAGGGACGACAAATTTGTAGCTCAATACAGATACAGATGA